In Erigeron canadensis isolate Cc75 chromosome 7, C_canadensis_v1, whole genome shotgun sequence, one DNA window encodes the following:
- the LOC122607623 gene encoding protein HOTHEAD-like: protein MEAISYNKISLFIFLFSSCLATLITPSQGNYKAWQTRYPFIRKSSSFSSPSPPSSSSSSSNVGARGYDYIVVGGGTAGCPLAATLSQNYKVLLLERGGVPFTNINVSLLANFHLTLADISDTSASQYFVSNDGVYNARARVLGGGTSINAGFYTRASASYVKRVGWDAKLVNESYPWVEKQIVHEPMFEPWQRAVRDGLLDVGISPDNGFTYEHMYGTKVGGTIFDKYGRRHTAAELLASANPHNIDVLIHAKVQRITFDTKGKKPRAIGVIFKDEKGDQHEAFISRRRGSEVIVTCGAIGSPQLLLLSGIGPKADLEKLNIPVIHDNKFVGKDMQDNPMNAIFVPFNRPVKQSLIETVGITKKGVYIEASSGYGQTKDNITCHHGIASAEIGQLSTIPPKQRTHEAMEIYKRNKKDIPYEAFHGGFILSKIAYPQSKGELKLINTIAENNPSVTFNYFSHKDDLKGCVNGIRIMEKLVRSKPFLNFTQCDRKTVDKLLNMSVTANVNLIPRHTNDTESLEQFCKDTVITIWHYHGGCHVGQVVNTDYEVMGVHRLRVVDGSTFYESPGTNPQATVMMLGRYMGVKILRERLGTVKGPQR from the exons GTAATTACAAAGCCTGGCAAACTCGCTATCCTTTCATCCGAAAATCTAGCTCGTTctcatcaccatcaccaccatcatcgtcatcatcatcgtccAACGTTGGAGCAAGGGGGTATGACTACATTGTTGTAGGAGGTGGGACAGCAGGGTGTCCATTGGCAGCCACATTGTCACAAAACTACAAAGTGTTGTTATTAGAAAGGGGTGGTGTCCCttttacaaatataaatgtGTCCCTTTTGGCAAATTTCCATCTTACCCTTGCGGACATCTCTGATACTTCTGCTTCACAATACTTTGTGTCTAATGATGGAGTCTACAATGCAAGAGCTAGAGTCTTGGGTGGTGGTACTTCCATCAATGCCGGATTTTACACTCGAGCAAGTGCAAG TTATGTTAAGAGAGTAGGATGGGATGCAAAGTTGGTTAATGAATCATACCCATGGGTCGAAAAGCAAATTGTTCATGAACCCATGTTCGAACCTTGGCAAAGGGCAGTTCGCGACGGTTTATTAGATGTTGGGATTTCACCCGATAATGGGTTCACTTATGAACATATGTATGGAACGAAGGTTGGCGGGACCATTTTCGATAAGTATGGTCGTCGGCACACTGCTGCCGAGTTGCTAGCTTCCGCAAATCCTCATAACATCGACGTTTTGATTCACGCAAAAGTTCAAAGGATTACTTTTGACACAAAAG GAAAGAAACCTAGGGCGATTGGAGTTATTTTCAAAGACGAAAAGGGGGATCAACACGAGGCGTTTATATCTAGGAGGCGTGGGAGCGAAGTTATCGTGACTTGTGGAGCTATTGGGAGCCCCCAACTACTATTGCTTAGCGGAATTGGACCAAAGGCGGATCTAGAGAAGCTAAACATACCGGTGATCCATGATAACAAATTCGTCGGGAAAGATATGCAAGATAATCCTATGAATGCGATTTTTGTCCCTTTTAATCGACCGGTCAAGCAGTCACTAATTGAAACAGTCGGAATTACAAAAAAAGGTGTTTATATTGAAGCTAGTAGTGGTTATGGGCAGACTAAGGACAATATTACTTGCCACCATGGTATTGCTTCGGCTGAG ATTGGACAATTATCGACAATTCCCCCAAAACAAAGAACACATGAAGCAATGGAAATTTACAAAAGAAACAAGAAGGATATTCCATATGAAGCATTTCATGGAGGCTTTATCTTATCAAAGATTGCTTACCCACAATCAAAGGGAGAGCTCAAATTGATCAACACTATTGCAGAAAACAATCCATCGGTCACATTTAACTATTTTAGTCACAAGGATGACTTGAAGGGGTGTGTCAATGGTATCCGAATAATGGAAAAACTTGTGAGGTCGAAACCTTTCCTCAACTTCACTCAATGCGATAGAAAAACCGTTGACAAATTGCTCAATATGAGTGTCACCGCTAACGTTAACTTGATACCTAGACACACGAACGATACTGAATCTCTTGAGCAGTTTTGTAAAGATACCGTGATCACCATCTGGCACTATCATGGCGGATGCCATGTAGGCCAGGTGGTGAACACGGATTATGAAGTTATGGGTGTGCATAGGCTTCGAGTCGTTGATGGTTCCACTTTTTATGAATCCCCGGGGACTAATCCTCAAGCCACGGTTATGATGTTGGGAAG ATACATGGGAGTGAAGATTTTAAGAGAAAGGTTAGGAACAGTTAAAGGACCGCAACGATGA